The DNA region GATCCGGTACGACAGGAAAGCTACGAGTATGATGGACAGACTGACGGTCATGACCACGATGTGGGTCACACAGGTGTGAAGGGCTCTGACCCCGGACTTTCCTGAACCCAGCACCGAGCTGAATATGATGATGTAAGAGAccgtgatgatgatgaagtctGCTACAGGGATCAGGAACACAGAGACCAACCCGATCAGACTGTTCACAGACGTGCTCCCACAGGCCAGATCCACCAACGCCATGTGCTCACAGAAACAGTGGTCTATCCTGTTCCCCAGGCAGAATGGTAACAAACCTGCCAGAGAGACCACAAGTGAGACCATGAACAGGTTCCTGATCACCAGGGGGATTATGTACTTGAGGAATCCTGGTAAAGCCATGCGTTGGTGGTAGCTGAGCGGACTGCAGATGGCAAAGTATCTGTCCACGGCCATCCAGACCAGCAGCGTGGACTGGAAGGCTCCTAACAAGTGAATGGAGAACATCTGAagcaggcagccaatcagagagatCCCCCTCCAGTCAAACAGGAAGCTCAGCAGCATGTTGGGGACGAAGAACAGAGGGAGGCTCAGGTCCACGCACGCCATGCCAGCGATGAGGATGAACATGGGGGAGTGGAGGCTCCTCTGTGATATGATGACgtacagcagcagagagttgGCCAACAGGGACAGGACCAACATGATGAAGAACGGGAGGAAGAGGACGG from Notolabrus celidotus isolate fNotCel1 unplaced genomic scaffold, fNotCel1.pri scaffold_160_arrow_ctg1, whole genome shotgun sequence includes:
- the LOC117808836 gene encoding olfactory receptor 52E8-like; the protein is MENASSHRLFILDGLSELGGLRPVLFLPFFIMLVLSLLANSLLLYVIISQRSLHSPMFILIAGMACVDLSLPLFFVPNMLLSFLFDWRGISLIGCLLQMFSIHLLGAFQSTLLVWMAVDRYFAICSPLSYHQRMALPGFLKYIIPLVIRNLFMVSLVVSLAGLLPFCLGNRIDHCFCEHMALVDLACGSTSVNSLIGLVSVFLIPVADFIIITVSYIIIFSSVLGSGKSGVRALHTCVTHIVVMTVSLSIILVAFLSYRIRNGLPAGVRVFFSTMYLFFPSCFNPIIYGVRTTEIRQHILRTLTWTHFVQIVPH